A segment of the Streptomyces sp. ITFR-21 genome:
GCGCTTCGACGCCGAGGAGCTGGCCGCGTACGTCCACGGCGTCAGGCGCGGTGAACTGCACAGTGTGGCCGACGCGGAGTTCGACGCCCGCTACTGGGAGGCCGTCGCCCGCCGGGAGGCCCGCGAACCGCTTCAGCACATCACCGGACGCGCCTTCTTCCGCTACCTGGAACTCCAGGTCGGCCCGGGGGTGTTCGTGCCCCGGCCGGAGACGGAGTCGGTGGTCGGCTGGGCCATAGACGCGGTACGGGCCATGGACGTCGCCGAGCCGCTGATCGTCGACCTGTGCACCGGCTCCGGCGCCATCGCGCTGGCCCTGGCCCAGGAGGTGCCGCGGTCCCGGGTGCACGCCGTGGAACTGTCGGAACAGGCCCTGGAATGGGCCAGGAAGAACGTCTCGGGCAGCAAGGTCGACCTGCGCCAGGGGAACGCGCTGAGCGCCTTCCCCGACCTCAACGG
Coding sequences within it:
- the prmC gene encoding peptide chain release factor N(5)-glutamine methyltransferase: MNLLLAEVAQAAQRLADAGVPSPRFDAEELAAYVHGVRRGELHSVADAEFDARYWEAVARREAREPLQHITGRAFFRYLELQVGPGVFVPRPETESVVGWAIDAVRAMDVAEPLIVDLCTGSGAIALALAQEVPRSRVHAVELSEQALEWARKNVSGSKVDLRQGNALSAFPDLNGQVDLVISNPPYIPLTEWEYVAPEARDHDPELALFSGEDGLDTIRGIERTARRLLRPGGVVVVEHADSQGGQVPWIFKEDAGWADAADHPDLNNRPRFTTARKARP